In the Triticum aestivum cultivar Chinese Spring chromosome 2B, IWGSC CS RefSeq v2.1, whole genome shotgun sequence genome, GGCGATCGACAGCCCTCTCCTGCTGGTGGAGGCGGCGGCAACAGATGACGTTCTCGACAACAGCAGCAGCACGGGCGCGATCAACAGCATGACTACCCTGAATGTCAGATTTGTCTTAAACATCATCCAGGGGGTGCACGCTCATGTTGGTGGCGCTATGAAGAAAACGACCAAGAGGAGAAGGCGGCACATGCTGTCTCCTACGGTGTGGATACCAATTGGTATGCCGACTCCGGAGCTACAAATCACATTACCGGCGAACTTGACAAGCTGACAATGCGGGAAAGGTACAATGAAGGCGATCAAATTCACACGGCAAGTGGTTTAGGTATGGAGATCACACATATTGGCAGTACGATTGTTAAAAACCCCGTAGAAAATCTACACTTGAAAGATGTCTTACATGTTCCCGAAACATCAAAAAATTTAGTTTCTGTCCATAGATTCACCCTTGACAACAATGTTCTTATATAGTTTTATCCTCACTTTTTCTTGGTTAAGGACCTAGCAACAAGGAGAATCATTCTTAGAGGACGGTGCGTGGGAGGTCTCTACccactcatatcatcatcatcatcatcatcatcatcatcatcatcctacaAACAAGCATATGTCGTCACCAAGCCATCTTCAGCAAAGTGGCATAGTCGTTTAGGTCATCCATCTTTAGTAATTGTTATTTAAATTCTTAGTAAAAATAAACTCTCATATGAGTCCAGTGTTGAGTCAGTTTGTGGTCCCTGTCAACAGGCCAAAAGTCATCAGTTACCCTATCCTATTTCTACCAGTGTATCCAATGCTCCACTACAACTTATATTCTCAGATGTATGGGGGCCAGCCCCCACCTCAGTTGGTAGATTTTCCTATTATGTAagcttcattgatgattatagtaaatttacttggatttacTTGTTAAAGAAGCGGTCTGATGTCTTCCAAGTTTTTATTAACTTTCAAAATCTTGTTGAACGCAAACTGAATTCTAAGATCATCGCTATGCAAaccgactggggtggtgagtatgagaaactcaactccttctttcaaaAACTTGGCATCTCACATCATGTCTCTTGCCCTCATGCTCACCAACAGAATGGATCAGCTGAAAgaaagcatcgtcatattgttgatgTAGGTCTTGCATTACTAGCAAATGCATCTATGCCACTCAAGTTTTGGGATGAAGCCTTCTTAACTGCTACCTATCTTATTAACTTGCTTCCAAGAAAAGTCATTAAGCTTGAGACACCCATCACACGGCTTCTTGGGATAACACCTAATTACACATCTCTTCGTATCTTTGGTTGCGCATGTTGGCCAAATCTTCGACCCTATAATACACGTAAACTTGCTTTTCGCTCAAAACAGTGTGTCTTCCTAGGCTATAGCCCTATGCATAAAGGGGTAAAATGCTTAGATGTTCCTACCGGCATGGTCTACATATCTcgagatgttgtttttgatgaatcCGTGTTCCCTTTTGCATCGCTTCATCCCAATGCAGGTGCTCTTCTCCGCAAGGAAATTCTTCTTCTCCCATCAAATCTTCGAAACTTTGAACATGGGGAAGACAATTGTACTAACCAATATGCTGATGATTCTGCTGTGCCTAGTTCCAATCTTATGCCTGTGCATGTTGCTAGCGAAAACGATGGtcaaaacaatcaaaatcatgaaAATCTGGTCCAAAATGATGTGTTATTTCATGCTGCACAAGGGGACGAAGCTGGCGCAGATCCCGAAACTGATTTGGCGGCGCCTGCCACCCCTGTGCGTTTGCAGGCTTCGAATCCCGGGGGCGCATCTCCCTCGGATCTCGCTCCAGGTGACAGCGGGCCAGGCTCCTGGAGCGGCCACTCCTACGCTGCCGCGTCACCCGACCGCGGGGACAGCCGCGCCAGCGGATCCGCTCCGCACCGCGTGCGCATGCAACTGCCAGCGGCGGCTGGTGGATCTTCTGTTCCCATGAGCCCTGCGGGTTCCCGAGCGTCCAGTAGCCGGGGGGCCACATCAAGGACCACTGGATCGTCTGCGGATCCTGGCGCACCATCACCTGATGGGTCAGCGGTTGGAGGATCTTCTGCGGATTCTGTGCACATGCCTATACAGCAGCCAGCAGCAGTTTCTTCTCGAGTTATGACCAGGCTACAAAAAGGTATACGTAACCCGAAAATAAGGAAAGATGGCACTATACCATATGGTATGTTATGTATTTCAGGAGAACCAACAACATTAAGAGATGCACTTGGTGATCCTAAGTGGAGAAAAGCAATGGATGAGGAGTATTTCGCACTGATGAGGAATAAGACTTGGCATCTTGTACCATATCAAagaggtaaaaatattattgaCTGTAAATGGGTGTACAGGATTAAGAAAaaggcagatggctccattgacaggtaTAAGGCACGTCTAGTTGCAAAGGGGTTTAAACAACGGTATGGCATAGACTATGAAGATACTTTCAGTCCCGTTGTAAAAGCTGCAACTATAAGACTTGTGTTGGCTATTGCTGTGTCCAGAGGATGGAGTCTaagacagctagatgtacagaacgcgtttttgcatggtgttctggaagaggaggtgttcatgagacaaccacctgggtatgagAATAAGAAGACACCACATTATGTGTGTAAACTTGATAAAGCACTCTATGGCTTGAAACAAGCACCCAGAGCATGGTACTCCAGGTTGAGCTCGCAATTAAAATGTCTTGGCTTTATTGCTTCCAAAGCTGATACATCTCTATTTATTTATAACAAGGCAAGAGTAGTAATCTTTGTGCTCATTTATGTGGACGATATTATAGTTGCAAGTTCATCACAAAGTGCTACTAATGCTCTCCTGCATGATTTGAGTTCAGAGTTTGCCTTGAAGGATCTGGGAGACTTGCACTTCTTTCTAGGCATTGAAGTCAAGAAAACTCAAGATGGTATAGTGTTAAGTCAAGAGAAATATGTCAATGAGCTTCTATCCCGCATGGGGATGACAAATTGCAAGCCTGTGCCCACACCTTTGTCATCTTCAGAGAAATTGTCAGCATATGAAGGGGAGTCACTTCAGGAGGAAGATAGTACAAAGTATAGAAGCACTGTTGGTGCACTACAATACTTGACACTCACTCGTCCAGATATCTCCTTTGCGGTTAACAAGGTTTGCCAATACCTTCATGCACCTACTACTGCACATTGGTCAGCTGTCAAAAGAATTGTAAGATATGTCAAGCATACTATGGGGATAGGACTTCATTTCAGACGTTCTAATTCCACTCTTGTTAGTGctttctctgatgctgactgggcaggttgCAATGATGACAGAAAATCAACTGGAGGCTTTGCAGTATTTTTTGGTCCTAATCTTGTGTCATGGAGTGCCAGGAAATAGGCCACTGTGTCTAGGTCAAGTACGGAAGCTGAGTACAAGTCTTTGGccaatgctactgcagagattatttggatTGAATCATTATTGGATGAGATGGGAGTTAAACAGAACCGTATATCATGCTTATGGTGTGACAATTTGAGAGCAACTTATTTGTCTGCCAATCCTGTGTTTCATGCAAGAACTAAGCATATAGAGATTGACTTTCATTTTGTGCGAGAAAGGGTGGCAGCAAAAAAACTTGAGATACGGTTTATTCCTTCCAAAGATCAAGTGGCAGATGGATTCACTAAAGCACTTCCAGCAAAACCATTTGAGGAGTTCAAGAGGAATTTGAATgtaggatagttgagattaagggaggaTGTTAGAGTTTATGTTTATCTCCACATGTAATCTCAACCATATTCTATCTCTCTCCCGTAGTAGTTTGAGTCTCTTTCCTGTAAACAAATCCTCTTCTTGTACGCCACGACAAGGACCTCTTCTCGTCTCAATATATACAGACCACGCGGCTCCCTCGAGGAGTAGGGAACGCTTCCATAATTCTTACAGCCGTGACCGAGCCAGGCGCGGCGATGACGACAATGATCCGATCTCACAAGCAGGCGATGTACTACACCGTTGTGCTCGAGTCTAGGACACATCGGCTATGACCTCGACAAGGGCACCAACACCTTCGCCCGTGCAGACTGCGTGAGCTCCTACCGCTAGTAGTCCTCCGCCTCTTGCTTAGCTATCTGATCATCATTGgttgctagtactccctccgtccggaaatacttatcggagaaatggatgtatctagacgtattttagttcttgatacatccatttttatccatttctccaacaagtattttcggacggagggagtaataattatGCGTTTAGTGTTGTCATGTGGTGCATGTGAGCAATGCTACACACACGGACGGGGTATTACGGGATCAACGGAGAGGCTTGCATGGGATCTTCTGATTAAATCAAATCAAGTGAAGGGTCCCACCCCCGCCTGAAAATTAAGGGGAGCAGAGATTAGTTAGAAGAGAGACCCCATAATGGCCCCGTAAACGTCCGTGTGTTTAGAATTATCGGGTGCATCTTATATGTGTTGCTGTGTTTTAGTTAGAGGGACAACAGGTAATATTCGAATTTAGATCCTGAATGCAACATATGAGCTATGTTTGGATCAAACCAGTATAAGCTGATTTGGGATATGATGGACAGAAGTTTCATAGCCCAGATCCTTTCTCAGGATGGAATGAGTAATTATCATCAGGTTCCAGTGACCCAAGATGTGTGTGAGTGCATATCAAATTATGAGTTATCTCTTAGTGGTAGAGAAAGAATAAAGACAGGCTAAGCACTAGATAGGGTCAAAATTCAATAAAGATACTTGGCTGGATGACAAAGCTGTGTTTTCTCTCCCAAATCGAGATCAAAGTCTTGTTTGACAGCGCGAGGAACTTTCAATACAAAGAGTCATAGAGAGCTTCGGTTGATTGTTGACGGTATAGACTGATTATCTTTAAGATGAGCCCAAATAAGCGGGGAACGTTCCTCGGGGCATGGAACCTGGCGAACCAAAAGTTCCCTCGAAACTTCCCGTTCCAGTGATCACTATTCCCCTATGCATAACTGAGCCTCTAATGGGCCAAAAAAAGCCCAATTCTCAGTGACGGTATAAACCTCAGAAAGTGGTATTTTGGACCTCATTTTAACAACACAAAAAATGCATGATGTATAAAATAAATTGTAGTCGTGTTAAAAAATGATCATGTACTGTACATTCCTCTAAAAAAGGCGTTCCATATCGAGAAAAGAAAAATTACAGAATTTGACGTGCTAAATTTCTTTTAAACAATTTATATGAACTACCACGTCACTATGATTTCATATAGAGCACATATTTCTGACACacacaaaaaagaaaaatatatgtATAGCAAAAAACCGCTAGttgcaaaaatgaaaaaaaaatcctaaaaaCTATCAATGCATGGAAAAATTGAAAAAATGTATAAAAATATAAAGGAACATTGTCATGATCGAGGATGATTCAAAATCGAAAAGTTTTGAAAACAAAAAGGAAATTGCCATGATAAATATGATGGAAATGCCATGACAttaaaactaaaattgccatgacacAAAATTAAAATTGCCATGTCCTATATTTTCTCTTTGTCGAAAAAAAAATCACACAAATATACAAATTGTAAAATTTCCATGCCACAAAAGATAAATTTACTGAGCTATAGATAACACATTGCCATGCTCTTAATAAAACAGCCATGGTCTTAATGATAAAATTTGGGTCGcactaactgccacacgtgtggcaggaagggagacgcaccacacgtctctaataTAAACAGATTGCCACATCATCGCATGCATACATgtaggaatctttttggatttttagtttttaaaatattttatctcttaaacgaaaaatccgattgaaaatccgttttcaccattaaatccctcgcgatgagatcttcgaaactagatcccatgttgatatgttttgatgaaattttttttggattaaaagttgccatgtctattgcatatgaattgccatgatgtttacactgaagttgccatgatatgtttcagctattttcttctacatttaaaagtaaattttgacatttataaaacggggaattaagaaactagacttgccatgaaccataaactaaaattgccatgatacatgcacgtaaaattgccctggttcatacaaaaaataattttcatggtcaaagtactggagttgccatcatcaaaatactaaaattgccatgatctacaaactaaaattgccacatggcaactttagtttaagccctatggcaactgcagtgtaaacatcatggcaacttctggcaaaaaaaattcgtcgaaacatatcaacatcgggtctagttttgaagatctcgtcgagacggatttaatggtgaaaacggatttttagttagcttttttatttaggagatacaacatttttaagccgaaaaccaaaaaaaattctgctgatgtcatctattcatacgtggcaaaatgagtggtggtggaggcgtgtgggcgatgtgcaaacgcccacacgtgtggacgttGTGGACGTTAACATTCCACACTCTTAATAATAGGAATACCATGTTCCAGATAGAGATCCCAATAGCAAACTTTGAAAGGAAAATGCTCTTTAAAGAACACATTTTCTCTTAGAAAACTCAATGGTTTCCAAAAATGTTTCCCACCATGGTAGTATATTGATGAAAACTACCATGATCTAATTAATAAAATTGCCATGTTGCTTCtaataaaagatatgaattttcttAATCAGAATATATGAAACACTATTAGAACATTACAAAAATGCCATGTGACAAGAAGGACACAAATACAAAATTGCCATGACAAAAAATTACCATATAATAAAAAGGTAAAAAAAAAGTATACTATATTGAAATTGTCGTGGTATAAAATGGATAAAAGTGCTATGGTCTAAAACAATGCCATGTTGCATAACATATACACAAGATAACATGTCAAAAATTTGAATGGTGCACAAAAAATGTAATGCTACAAAATAAACTACCAATGCATATCTAATAAAGTTGACATGGTCTGAATAGTAAAAGTACCATGGTCTGTTCGCTAGTCAGCCGGCTCCGCAAAATCCTGCGCTCCGCTCCTCGGAGTGAATTCGCGCTCTCCGATCAATCGTGTGAGCCAGAAAAAACGTTCGCCCCGCTCGCTCCACTCCGATTAGTGAGTTGGGTTGAAAGCCCAATAATCTGTTTTGTGGCCCGTGCTAAGGGGAGGTTGGCCAGGACACAAGCCCGTTCGGGGTTGAAAACGTGACGAGCGCGACAATCAAACTCTATCGAACCGGTACGTTTCACTTATCGGTGGCATACCTTCGTAAATTTCAGGGACTCCCTCGTTTTTAGGATCTGCAGATCACCTCATTCGCCGCTCCATGATTTTGTACTACGGCTGGCTCCGTGGAGTTGCGGAGTTTGGGGCTGCTCCGCTCGCTTCGGGAGAGGAGTTCTAGAGCGGAGAGAACCCGAACAACccctaaaattgccatgatctaaaAAAACTTCCATGCCACAAAAAAACTAACATGATGAAATTAACATTTTTGTCATGGTGTAACTAATGAAATTGCCATAATCTAAAGAATAAATTTTCCATGGTACATAACTTCAAATCAACATAATCTAATTTTTTTAAAAGCCATCATCTAACTAAAAAAATGCCGTGGTACTTAAGATAAAACTACCATGTTCCAAAATAGTAAAAAAGCCATGGTCTAAATAGTCAAATAGCCATGTTGCTTCCCCGAAAAAAAATAGCCATGTTGGTTACAACAAAGTTGCGCATGGCACTAGCCTGAGTCAAAAAATTATTATGTTATGATGATTATCTGCAAAATTGCCATGATAAGCAAATTGCCATGGGAACATATAGAACATTCATGCAAATATTGCCGTGTGTGAAAACATTTTTAAAAAACTATCATATTATTTGCCCATGAAAAACCATTCAATAACTAAGGCAACACCACGAGATGAAATGGTGTCAAGGTTGGACAATCCAATCCTCGATTCAGTGGCAGTTGGTCATGGTCTCACAAGGACAATTCAATCCTCGATTTGGCGCCAGTTCCTCGATGCAAAGGTCGCCCCTGTGATCGCCCCTCCGCTTTTTTCGGGCATGTCAACCCTCTGTGCTCCAAAATGTATCATCCCTTCTCTTAGAATCATTAAAGTCATGCATGGTAATCTTCATCCTCGTCCCGACTTTTAACCCGAAACAAGCAGGGGAAGCATCTCTGCCACGTGAAAAACCCTCATATCAAAGATGATGCCAACTGAAGATTGAAGAACCATAGGACACAATCTTCAAACAATCTGTATATCACACAGTTTAGTTACACAAGGCAAAGTGAAATATCAAAAGGATGTGTCACGCGAGCGGACAGCGAGCAGCACAGCAAACACAGCAGGTCATCGGCAAGCCGCCAGCGAGCAATGCACACCCAGTAGTCTCGCTGATCTGGTGGTGGTTGCCCGCAGCTCGCTCCTCACCGTCGTCTCGCTGCCACTGCCTCGCTTCGCCGGGCGGGCTTGGCGGCGTACGTGCGGCGCGCCAGGGCAAGCCTGGAAAGGAGAGCGATCTATGCCGCCAGCCGTCGCTTCGCCGTGCCGGCCCTCTGGGGCAGCGCTGGGTGAGAGGCTCGGCGGGGAAGGGAAGgagcggcggcgccgccgccaccgcgcgtcTGTTCAGGGAAGGGACTCTTGCGGGCCTGTGCGGGAGGAGGAATGGAGGAGGACAGAGACGGCGCTCGATTGTGTGGGCCGGGTCAAGGAAACGGCCCGCAAGCCCAGCTCGCTCCCAAAGCCCAGGACGGCGGCCCCTTGAAATACCTCGCGTTGGCGCCCAACGCAACCGCCGCAACCAACAGCTTTCCTCGCCGGAGTCCCCAACAAACCAAGAAACCCCTCCTCTCTCCACCGCGCAGCAGCCAACCCACCGCCTCTGCTCTCCGGCGCCGGTGACCCATGGACCAGTTCCACGACGGGCACCACGTGCGGCTGCGGAGCCTCGTGCACCGCACCCGCACCTACCTCCACGCCGCCGACGACGGGGAGAGCGTCACCCTCAGCCAGGTCCGGGCCTCCATGAACGCGGCGTGGGCGGTGCACATCTACCACCgcgccgacggcgacggcgagggctTCTACGACGACGACGGCCCGTACCTGCTCCTCCACAGCGCCGCCTACGGCCGCTACCTCGGCGCCACGGACGTGCCGGCGCGGCGAGGCCACCGCGGCTTCCGCGCGGAGCTGCGCGACTACGACCAGCCGGAGGTGGGGGCCATCATGTGGCGGGCCGTCCGGTCGGGCTTCGTGGACGACGTCGTCCTGCTCCACCACGCGGGCGGCCGCTTCCTCCGCGCCAACGGCAGGTACCTTCCCTGGAACGCCGGCGTCAGCCTCGACGACGACGTCAACTCCATGATGCACTGGGTCGTCGAGCCCATCCCCGCTAGAGAGGCTGGCATGCCTGCCATTCCTGGCCCGCTTCCGGTGAGTTCGATCGATCGCCATGACCCGCTTCTCTGCTGAATTGCTTTCGGCGATTGCGAATTCTGCCACTTTCAGGCTTTCAGCTGCAGTTTTATTCTTGCCAAATTTGTGAGAGCAGTTCTTGATTTCCCAAACATAACCATGGTTGATGGTTCAACTGCAGACTCGCCCAGGAATGAGATTCCTCTCCAACATATTCATGCACCGGGGGGCGGGACAGCAGATCGGGGGCGTCGAGCCCATCCCGGGAGAGGCGGGTGGCTCCGGTGGCCGGACTCCGGTGAGCTCGCCATGACCCCCTTCTTGATCCTCCTATCGATTGAGCTAATTGGCTTATTCGGCGTCGTTCATTTGAACTGCAGTTCTGTTCTTGCCAAATTTTCGAGCAGTTCTTGATCTCCCGAAAATAACCATGGTTTTCTGCGATTCAACTGCAGACTCTCGCAAGATTCCTCTCCGACATGTTCATGGATCCGGGACGGCGGATCCGGTACACTCCGACGCTCGGCGGGGACTACCCCGAGGACAGCGCCGGCTGGGGCGAGTTCTGGTTCAGGGGGAGGTCCGTGTTCCGTCTGAGGGACCAGCTGGTGATGCGCACCAGCATCAACCTGTACTACCAGAACGTCGCCATCTGCGTCCGAGCGGGCCGCTACGGGAGGCTGACCCCGCTCGTCGTCGACCTGCCCCACGGCGGCTACGGCGAGACCCTCGAGATTGTCATCCTCGAGGACGAGACTCGTGGTGAGAGCCTCTCTCCTCTCCATGCCCCAACTTCCTAAGTATCTACTCTCGGTGGCAACAAGTGAATTTGTTATGCATGATCAATGGTCTATTGGGGTTTATTTTGGTGCGGTGCTAATCTGCTTGTGCTTGAAACATTTTACTGAAACTTCTACAGTCTCAGGATAGTTTACTGAAAGTGTTATCGTCTGAAAAAACAATAAACTGAAACTGCTGTAGTCTGAAACTGTTAGGTGTTGGGAATTGTCTGCAGCTGTTGTAATCAGTTATTGGAGTCCAAATCAGCTGGAACTTAAAAAATCACTATGGAACTTAAAACTCCAAATCAGCTGGTTCATCTCTTTTCAGCCTTAACAGAGTGGATGATGAGATATCTGTTTGATTTAGCCCATTTTACTCGTGTTGAATAATATGTGAATAAAATTCAGGTTCCAAAAAGTATTAAATTAAATCTTATTTCTGCACATGAGCTCCAAATTTGGTCTTTTTTGTTTCGCAAGGCTCTGAGATTTAAATTGTTCATCTGCTTTCCTGCTGATCTTCTTTGTATAGAATTGTAGTGTTGTTCTTGAATCTGTTATCAACAATGCACACATGTTGGTGTGGATATATTTTGCTGCATGAACATGATGATTGTGTTCTTACTTTAGTGGAGTGCTAATCTGATCGTTCTTAGAAAAATGGTATTATGATTCATTTTGTTAGGACTTGAGAGCTGTCTGGAACTGTTGTAATCTTATAGAGAAGTAAGAGTAGTTGGATGTAAATAGTAGGCAGCATGTGGATTTATCACTATGTACACATAACACATGGTAAAAGATGGACTGAAGCTAGTTGAACATTTTTGTCCTTGATTCAGAAGATTCAGTTTGTCCATTTCGTAACATTTGCCGCTAGCAGAAATTATGCAAGTTATAGGCCAAATTAAGTTCAGTCATCTTATTCACCTTTGCAGAGAAGATACTAATTTTCTTGTCAGTTAATGAAACTCAGGTAGTATCTTCCAATACTAAGTACATGAAAGCTTAGTTCCTTGCACATTATATTGCTTCAGATTTTGCCTTCTTGATCATGTTATTGATTTTTGACGTGCCGCGCCTAACTGGCTCATAATTTCTGCTATTTCAGCCTATGATGAACTGCGACACCCAGATGTCGACGCGGAGTAGAGGAAGATCAGAGCCGGTGTCCTGACAGTTCACAAGTTTCTCCACCTCGGGTTGGCAGCAG is a window encoding:
- the LOC123040801 gene encoding uncharacterized protein; the protein is MDQFHDGHHVRLRSLVHRTRTYLHAADDGESVTLSQVRASMNAAWAVHIYHRADGDGEGFYDDDGPYLLLHSAAYGRYLGATDVPARRGHRGFRAELRDYDQPEVGAIMWRAVRSGFVDDVVLLHHAGGRFLRANGRYLPWNAGVSLDDDVNSMMHWVVEPIPAREAGMPAIPGPLPTRPGMRFLSNIFMHRGAGQQIGGVEPIPGEAGGSGGRTPTLARFLSDMFMDPGRRIRYTPTLGGDYPEDSAGWGEFWFRGRSVFRLRDQLVMRTSINLYYQNVAICVRAGRYGRLTPLVVDLPHGGYGETLEIVILEDETRAYDELRHPDVDAE